In one Granulicella aggregans genomic region, the following are encoded:
- a CDS encoding aldehyde dehydrogenase family protein has product MPISELKECEAPQDRDMVTAMVERSSQKEWASRAIADRLAVLKRARHILAESMVDLCDAISPELARNVADTRVAEVLPLLEACRFLEREAARTLAPKKLGRKGLPFWLAGISSEVRRAPMGHVLVIAPSNYPLFLPGVQVLQALAAGNSVTWKPGRGGRPVASIFAAAMREAGLPAGLLAVTDESVAAAQQAIAAGVDKVFFTGSAASGRALLKQLAETLTPCVAELSGCDAVFVLPSADLSRVVKALAFGMRLNGSATCMAPRRVILVGTDEQRRKRFIEMLLSALDWIKGVPLSESVQRELHMLLEDARLFGGRVHGKVEAAQQPIVIADATPEMLATRADIFAPVLTIMEARDTPEAIALHEACPYALTASIFGDEDEARGIAAEVTTGTVTINDLIVPTVDPRVPFCGRKGSGFGATRGAEGLLEMTAAKVISVRLGKSTRHFDATTADHEELFDGVIAASHRARWRERIAGFRQIVSAARRFSGK; this is encoded by the coding sequence ATGCCGATCTCCGAGTTGAAGGAGTGTGAAGCTCCGCAGGATCGTGATATGGTCACGGCCATGGTGGAGAGGTCATCGCAGAAGGAATGGGCTTCGCGGGCTATCGCGGATCGATTGGCTGTGCTGAAGCGGGCACGGCACATCCTTGCGGAATCGATGGTCGATCTATGCGATGCGATCTCTCCGGAGCTGGCGCGGAATGTGGCGGACACACGTGTTGCGGAGGTGTTGCCGCTGCTTGAAGCGTGCCGTTTTCTTGAGCGCGAGGCTGCACGGACCCTTGCGCCGAAGAAGCTTGGCCGGAAGGGACTTCCCTTTTGGCTTGCGGGTATTTCAAGCGAAGTGCGCCGCGCTCCCATGGGGCATGTGTTGGTGATTGCCCCTTCGAATTATCCCCTATTTCTTCCCGGTGTACAGGTGCTACAGGCGCTGGCCGCCGGGAACTCTGTGACATGGAAGCCGGGGCGGGGCGGACGACCGGTGGCTTCCATCTTTGCCGCGGCGATGCGAGAGGCAGGTCTGCCTGCGGGGCTGCTTGCGGTTACGGACGAGTCGGTCGCTGCGGCACAACAGGCGATCGCAGCGGGTGTAGACAAGGTCTTCTTCACCGGTTCAGCAGCGAGTGGACGGGCTCTCCTGAAGCAACTTGCTGAGACGCTGACACCCTGCGTCGCGGAGCTTTCGGGATGCGATGCGGTGTTCGTGCTGCCATCGGCCGACCTCTCGCGCGTGGTCAAGGCGCTCGCCTTCGGCATGAGGTTGAATGGCTCGGCTACGTGCATGGCACCGCGCCGAGTGATCCTCGTTGGCACGGACGAGCAGCGGCGGAAGAGATTCATAGAGATGCTGCTGTCGGCACTCGACTGGATCAAGGGAGTTCCGCTCTCCGAAAGTGTCCAGCGCGAACTACATATGCTGCTTGAAGACGCCAGGCTCTTCGGTGGACGCGTTCATGGCAAAGTCGAAGCGGCACAGCAGCCCATCGTCATCGCCGATGCCACGCCTGAGATGCTGGCGACACGGGCGGACATCTTCGCCCCGGTCCTCACAATAATGGAAGCACGCGACACGCCGGAGGCGATTGCGCTGCATGAAGCGTGCCCTTATGCCCTGACGGCATCGATCTTCGGCGATGAGGATGAGGCGCGTGGGATTGCTGCGGAGGTCACCACAGGGACGGTAACGATCAACGATCTTATTGTGCCTACCGTGGATCCACGAGTTCCTTTTTGTGGCCGCAAAGGGAGCGGCTTTGGAGCTACGCGCGGCGCCGAAGGCCTGCTGGAGATGACAGCTGCAAAGGTGATCTCGGTGCGACTCGGCAAGAGCACGCGGCACTTCGACGCAACGACGGCAGATCACGAAGAACTCTTCGACGGTGTGATCGCCGCATCCCATCGAGCGCGATGGCGCGAACGCATTGCAGGATTCAGACAGATCGTATCCGCCGCACGAAGATTCAGCGGCAAGTAA
- the crtI gene encoding phytoene desaturase family protein: MKKESRSAVIVGAGPGGLAAALLLAKSGVKVTIVEKRSQVGGRTSTIEQDGFKFDAGPTFFLYPQVLKEIFSAAGYDLAAEVPMTRLDPQYRLVFGAGGELLATPNVERMEKAIAAISPEDARRFHEFLTHNRTKLAKFLPFLQSPFESWRDLMKPEMLKLLPLLAPWRSLDGDLQSHFKDERIRLGFSFQSKYLGMSPFRCPSLFSILSFLEYEHGVFHPTGGCGAVTRVMARMCREMGVEILLNEQVERVLIEKGKAIGVKTANHSLPADAVVVNADFAGAMKRLVPNRLRNKWTDEKLAKKRYSCSTFMMYLGIDGRYDDVSHHTIYLEKNYKQNLRDIESLHRLSEAPSFYVQNACVTDATLAPDGQSTLYVLLPVTHDAGMIDWAEETPRYREIAIDQMEKIGITGLRERIRTEKIVTPSGWASEFDLYKGATFSMAHSLDQMLHLRPHNRFEDIDQMYLVGGGTHPGSGLPVIFESARITSRLLLEDLKMEPQWGASTTVGEAIARDNLVGVAS, translated from the coding sequence ATGAAGAAGGAATCCCGAAGTGCAGTGATCGTTGGGGCAGGGCCCGGAGGGCTGGCGGCGGCGTTGCTGCTGGCCAAGTCGGGCGTGAAGGTTACGATCGTCGAGAAGCGCAGCCAGGTGGGCGGGCGCACGTCGACCATCGAGCAGGACGGCTTCAAGTTCGATGCCGGGCCGACGTTCTTTCTCTATCCGCAGGTGCTCAAGGAGATCTTTTCGGCGGCGGGATACGATCTTGCGGCCGAGGTGCCGATGACGCGGCTTGACCCGCAATACCGGCTGGTCTTCGGCGCGGGCGGTGAGTTGCTGGCCACACCGAACGTTGAACGCATGGAGAAGGCGATCGCCGCGATCTCACCCGAAGATGCGAGACGTTTCCATGAGTTCCTCACGCATAACCGGACGAAGCTGGCGAAATTTCTACCGTTTCTGCAGTCGCCGTTTGAGAGCTGGCGCGACCTGATGAAGCCGGAGATGTTGAAGCTGCTGCCGTTGCTGGCTCCGTGGAGGTCGCTCGATGGCGACCTGCAGTCGCACTTCAAGGATGAGCGCATACGGCTAGGATTTAGCTTCCAGTCGAAGTATCTGGGGATGAGCCCGTTCCGTTGTCCCAGCCTGTTTTCGATCCTGTCGTTCCTTGAGTACGAGCATGGCGTCTTTCATCCGACCGGCGGATGCGGCGCGGTGACGCGCGTGATGGCGCGGATGTGTCGCGAGATGGGTGTCGAGATTCTGCTGAACGAACAGGTGGAACGCGTGCTGATCGAGAAAGGCAAGGCAATCGGCGTGAAGACGGCGAACCATAGCCTTCCCGCCGATGCGGTAGTGGTGAACGCGGACTTTGCCGGCGCGATGAAGCGCCTGGTGCCGAACCGGCTTCGCAACAAATGGACCGACGAGAAGCTGGCGAAGAAGCGGTACTCGTGCTCGACGTTCATGATGTATCTCGGCATCGATGGCCGGTATGATGACGTGTCGCATCACACGATCTATCTGGAGAAGAACTACAAGCAGAACCTGCGCGATATTGAGAGCCTGCATCGGCTCTCGGAGGCGCCGTCGTTCTATGTGCAGAACGCTTGCGTAACCGATGCGACACTTGCACCTGATGGGCAGAGCACCTTATATGTGCTGCTGCCGGTTACACATGATGCCGGCATGATCGATTGGGCTGAAGAGACGCCGCGCTATCGCGAGATTGCGATCGATCAGATGGAGAAGATCGGCATCACGGGGCTGCGTGAGCGCATCCGCACGGAGAAGATTGTGACGCCAAGCGGATGGGCTAGCGAGTTCGACCTGTACAAGGGGGCGACGTTTTCGATGGCGCACTCGCTGGACCAGATGCTGCATTTGCGTCCGCATAACCGGTTTGAGGACATCGACCAAATGTACCTTGTGGGCGGCGGAACGCACCCGGGCAGCGGTCTGCCGGTGATCTTTGAGTCGGCGCGGATTACTTCGCGTCTGCTGCTCGAAGACCTGAAGATGGAACCGCAATGGGGTGCTTCGACTACCGTAGGCGAGGCGATCGCTCGCGATAACCTCGTCGGAGTGGCGTCGTAG
- a CDS encoding PIG-L deacetylase family protein, with translation MPQVPGSKSLHILVLSPHRNDAAFSLGLAIEGWLAAKHRVTVLGVFTRSATAPFSDADTVHPNDLLSYVSGMRRKEDAELLKLLPKLRMEDLNLKDAPIRLRCGLGEEFTTFPAADDSAVAKIQKSLAKLDAEMKIDAVVLPLGLGHHVDHVVVRNAALDFSATRAYAFYEDLPDALRDGELFDADRDIDPAIEAELATLGGSFAPAVLTNSDETSIKRKLKMVSVYASQIDEPTMQIISNFATRYGGGERIWANPAWLAESRLTTPAL, from the coding sequence TTGCCGCAGGTTCCTGGGAGCAAGTCACTGCACATTCTCGTCCTATCGCCGCACCGCAACGACGCTGCCTTTTCCCTTGGCCTTGCCATCGAAGGCTGGCTCGCTGCCAAGCACCGCGTCACCGTCCTCGGCGTCTTCACCCGCAGCGCAACTGCCCCGTTTTCGGACGCCGACACGGTCCACCCGAACGACCTGCTCAGCTACGTCTCCGGCATGCGCCGTAAAGAGGATGCGGAGCTGCTCAAGTTGCTGCCCAAACTTCGCATGGAAGACTTGAACCTGAAAGACGCACCGATTCGCCTGCGCTGCGGACTTGGTGAAGAATTCACAACCTTTCCTGCTGCGGACGACAGCGCCGTTGCGAAGATCCAGAAGTCTCTCGCGAAGCTCGACGCGGAGATGAAGATCGATGCCGTCGTCCTGCCGCTTGGCCTCGGTCACCATGTCGATCACGTCGTAGTCCGCAACGCAGCGCTCGACTTCAGCGCCACCCGCGCCTACGCCTTCTACGAAGACCTGCCCGACGCTCTGCGCGACGGCGAATTGTTCGACGCTGATCGTGATATCGACCCAGCCATCGAAGCCGAGCTCGCGACGCTGGGCGGAAGCTTCGCTCCTGCGGTTCTTACAAATAGCGACGAGACAAGCATCAAGCGAAAGCTGAAGATGGTCTCTGTCTATGCCTCGCAGATCGATGAGCCGACGATGCAGATCATCAGTAACTTCGCGACGCGCTACGGGGGTGGAGAACGAATCTGGGCCAACCCCGCATGGCTCGCAGAGAGCCGTCTTACAACGCCGGCTTTGTGA
- a CDS encoding DUF1440 domain-containing protein has translation MSEALQVTEKSLMKGLVAGLIAGAVATAAKSLAERVYPPRTHGEPEPPDVLVEKIAGRELSGPARALAAGTIHWGFGVATGAAYGALAEYFPAATAKDGASFGLTLAALTHETALPALGLGAEAEDQTPREHTSEMASHLVFGVVTETVRRFVRKHL, from the coding sequence ATGAGTGAGGCTTTGCAAGTGACGGAGAAGTCCCTGATGAAGGGTCTGGTTGCAGGATTGATCGCCGGTGCGGTGGCGACGGCGGCGAAGTCGCTGGCGGAGAGGGTCTATCCTCCGCGTACTCATGGCGAACCTGAGCCGCCGGATGTATTGGTCGAGAAGATCGCTGGCCGTGAGCTTAGCGGGCCCGCGAGGGCGTTGGCCGCAGGAACAATCCACTGGGGATTCGGTGTTGCGACGGGCGCGGCGTATGGGGCTCTGGCTGAGTACTTCCCTGCGGCTACGGCCAAGGACGGCGCGAGCTTCGGGCTGACGCTTGCCGCGCTGACGCATGAGACGGCGCTTCCAGCGCTGGGGCTTGGAGCCGAGGCAGAAGATCAGACTCCGCGCGAACACACCAGCGAGATGGCTTCGCACCTGGTCTTTGGCGTGGTGACGGAGACCGTGCGGCGATTTGTGCGGAAGCATCTGTAA
- the mctP gene encoding monocarboxylate uptake permease MctP, which translates to MTTLHPTALTVFCLIFLLVTLAGFWAVRWRRPEGGIDSLEEWGLAGRSFGTWITWFLIGGDLYTAYTVIAVPAALYGAGAMGFFALPYVIIAYPYMMLVLPRLWTVCHRHGYITFADFVSGRYGNRWLTVAIALTGILALMPYIALQLVGMKVVIAALGVTGEWPLGAAFVILAAYTYSSGLRAPAIIAIVKDFMLYIMVLAALIILPWKLGGYAKVFSLASAALAAHNPPGSILLRPSQYLGYSTLAIGSAIALMLYPHTATAVLSASSAKTVRRNAAMLPAYSFMLGLIALLGFIALAAGVVTKDPNQAVPLLFLKMFPEWFAGFCLGAVAIGALVPASIMSIAASNLFTRNLYGAFARTKATPMQESQMAKLVSLAVKFGALVFVLYLPAPYAIEMQLLGGIWMTQLFPSVVVGAFTRWMNPWALLAGWVAGMSTGTYMAVSLGLKSSVYPLHLFGQTYAMYAAIPALLLNLAVSCCITLALRVAGVAKRPAVYGSDRTAPEAYAD; encoded by the coding sequence ATGACGACCCTGCACCCGACAGCCCTGACGGTCTTTTGCCTCATTTTTCTCCTCGTCACGCTGGCGGGTTTCTGGGCAGTGCGGTGGCGGCGGCCCGAGGGCGGGATTGATTCGCTCGAAGAGTGGGGACTCGCCGGGCGCAGCTTCGGGACGTGGATCACCTGGTTCCTGATCGGCGGCGACCTGTACACCGCCTACACGGTCATCGCGGTTCCGGCGGCGCTCTATGGTGCGGGGGCGATGGGCTTCTTCGCGCTGCCGTACGTCATCATCGCCTACCCCTACATGATGCTGGTGCTGCCTCGGCTTTGGACGGTCTGCCACCGGCATGGATACATCACCTTTGCTGACTTCGTCTCGGGGCGCTACGGCAATCGCTGGCTCACGGTTGCAATTGCGCTGACAGGAATCCTCGCGCTGATGCCGTATATCGCGCTGCAGCTTGTCGGCATGAAGGTGGTCATCGCGGCGCTGGGCGTGACCGGCGAGTGGCCGCTGGGTGCTGCGTTCGTGATCCTGGCGGCGTACACGTACTCAAGCGGGCTACGGGCTCCGGCGATCATCGCCATCGTCAAGGACTTCATGCTGTACATCATGGTGCTGGCGGCGCTCATCATTCTGCCGTGGAAGCTGGGCGGATATGCGAAGGTCTTCTCGCTGGCGAGCGCGGCGCTGGCGGCGCACAACCCTCCGGGGTCGATCCTGTTGCGGCCAAGCCAATATCTGGGCTATTCCACTCTGGCGATCGGGTCGGCGATTGCGCTGATGCTCTATCCGCATACGGCGACGGCGGTGCTAAGCGCAAGCTCTGCCAAAACCGTGCGCCGTAATGCTGCGATGCTTCCTGCGTACAGCTTCATGCTGGGCCTGATCGCGCTGCTGGGCTTCATCGCGCTGGCTGCGGGCGTGGTCACGAAGGACCCGAACCAGGCGGTACCACTGCTCTTTTTAAAGATGTTTCCGGAGTGGTTCGCGGGCTTCTGCCTGGGCGCGGTCGCGATAGGAGCGCTGGTGCCCGCGTCGATCATGTCGATCGCTGCGTCCAACCTCTTCACGCGCAACCTGTACGGAGCGTTCGCGAGGACCAAAGCAACGCCTATGCAGGAGTCGCAGATGGCGAAGCTCGTCTCGCTGGCGGTGAAGTTCGGGGCTCTGGTCTTCGTGCTGTACCTGCCCGCGCCCTATGCGATCGAGATGCAGTTGCTGGGTGGTATCTGGATGACGCAGCTCTTCCCTTCCGTCGTTGTCGGCGCGTTTACGCGATGGATGAATCCGTGGGCGCTGCTTGCGGGCTGGGTCGCAGGTATGTCTACCGGGACGTACATGGCGGTGTCGCTGGGCCTTAAGTCGTCGGTGTATCCGCTGCATCTCTTTGGCCAGACCTATGCGATGTACGCGGCAATCCCTGCTCTTCTGCTGAACCTTGCTGTTTCCTGCTGCATCACGCTGGCACTACGGGTGGCAGGAGTTGCGAAGCGACCAGCGGTGTATGGTTCGGACAGAACAGCACCCGAAGCCTACGCCGACTGA
- a CDS encoding cytochrome c biogenesis protein produces the protein MQLESPSRSVVPRVASALWFAVAVVVLAIGFRQAIFLVPTEATMGNVQRIFYYHLPHAILGMVFPYINCAASLAFLYWRRRDPWKALGADALAVASAEVTVIFVTIGLLTGSLWAKPAWGIWWAWDARTTTYLVLWMLYVSYLIARKFSGGNDEGHTLAAVISIFAAIDVPISFMAIRWWRTQHPAPVFGGNGSLDASFYPAVWWNLAGWALWGFLVMGLRYSLERRRQRIQEEAALEAIEASLEITQ, from the coding sequence GTGCAGCTTGAGAGTCCATCCCGGTCGGTCGTCCCGCGCGTCGCGTCTGCCTTGTGGTTTGCCGTGGCCGTCGTGGTGCTGGCAATCGGCTTCCGTCAGGCGATCTTCCTGGTGCCGACCGAAGCGACGATGGGCAACGTGCAGCGCATCTTCTACTACCACCTGCCGCATGCCATCCTCGGCATGGTCTTTCCGTATATCAACTGCGCTGCGTCGCTTGCGTTTCTCTACTGGCGGCGGCGCGATCCGTGGAAGGCTCTTGGGGCGGACGCTCTGGCAGTCGCCTCAGCCGAAGTCACCGTCATCTTCGTCACAATCGGTCTGCTGACCGGGTCACTGTGGGCGAAGCCGGCGTGGGGCATCTGGTGGGCCTGGGACGCGCGGACGACGACGTATCTTGTCCTGTGGATGCTGTATGTCAGCTACCTGATCGCGCGTAAGTTCTCTGGCGGCAACGATGAAGGCCACACGCTGGCGGCGGTGATCTCGATCTTTGCGGCGATCGATGTGCCGATCAGCTTCATGGCGATCCGCTGGTGGCGTACGCAGCATCCCGCGCCGGTGTTTGGTGGCAATGGCTCGCTCGATGCGAGTTTTTATCCGGCTGTCTGGTGGAATCTGGCTGGATGGGCGCTGTGGGGATTCCTGGTGATGGGGCTGCGGTACAGCCTGGAGCGGCGGCGGCAGCGCATCCAGGAAGAGGCAGCGCTTGAGGCGATCGAAGCCTCTTTGGAGATCACCCAGTGA
- a CDS encoding heme exporter protein CcmB, producing MNYLRQVTRHFMKDLQLEWRSRDAINGMLFFSLLVVVVFSIAFDPTGNPTTTRQISGGILWIALLFASVTTLNQSWAREVRNSVLDAQRMAPAPASALFLGKALANLVFVTAVELVIAPLFVVFFNVHALGNGWMLLAIMPLGTWALVVNGTFFAALGLRAKNRELLLPLLLFPISVPAILSMVNATADVLTGDVDPIQPFFWIKLLAAYDIVFTTVCLLLFETILGAE from the coding sequence ATGAACTACCTCCGCCAGGTTACGCGACATTTTATGAAGGACCTCCAGCTTGAGTGGCGCTCCCGCGACGCGATCAACGGGATGCTGTTCTTTTCGCTGCTGGTGGTGGTGGTCTTCAGCATCGCCTTCGACCCGACCGGAAATCCGACGACGACGCGGCAGATCTCCGGCGGGATTCTGTGGATCGCGTTGCTGTTTGCTTCGGTGACGACGCTGAACCAGAGCTGGGCGCGTGAGGTGCGGAACAGTGTGCTCGACGCGCAGAGGATGGCGCCCGCTCCGGCCTCGGCGCTGTTTCTGGGCAAGGCGCTGGCGAACCTGGTCTTCGTGACGGCTGTGGAACTGGTCATCGCGCCGCTTTTTGTCGTCTTCTTCAACGTCCACGCGCTGGGCAACGGCTGGATGTTGCTGGCGATTATGCCGCTGGGGACGTGGGCTCTGGTAGTAAATGGGACGTTCTTCGCGGCGCTCGGGCTGAGGGCAAAGAACCGCGAGCTCCTGCTTCCGCTGCTGTTGTTTCCCATATCGGTACCGGCGATCCTATCGATGGTGAACGCGACGGCCGACGTTCTGACCGGCGATGTCGACCCCATCCAGCCGTTTTTTTGGATCAAACTGCTCGCAGCCTACGATATTGTTTTCACCACGGTCTGCCTGCTGCTTTTCGAGACGATTCTCGGTGCAGAGTAG
- the ybaK gene encoding Cys-tRNA(Pro) deacylase: protein MSTAKIAKTNAARLLDGLKISYELRPYEVDQDDLTAISVAKKIGMPPEQVFKTLLAHTNAGEHVFAVIPGDAELDLKKLAHAAGAKKAELASLKEVEPLTGYIRGGVTVMAAKKPFPAFADETIELFDLISVSAGQRGLQLILSPADYLRASESTLADLTKTNSPGAASHG from the coding sequence TTGAGCACGGCCAAGATCGCCAAGACGAATGCAGCGAGGCTGTTGGATGGGCTGAAGATCAGCTATGAACTGCGGCCTTACGAGGTCGATCAGGATGATCTCACAGCAATTTCTGTAGCCAAAAAGATTGGCATGCCGCCGGAGCAGGTCTTCAAGACGCTGCTGGCGCACACCAACGCGGGCGAGCATGTCTTTGCGGTGATTCCCGGCGACGCCGAGCTCGACCTGAAGAAACTGGCCCATGCGGCCGGGGCGAAGAAGGCGGAGCTGGCATCACTAAAGGAAGTGGAACCGCTGACCGGATACATTCGCGGCGGCGTCACGGTGATGGCTGCGAAGAAGCCCTTCCCTGCCTTTGCGGACGAGACGATTGAGCTCTTCGACTTGATCTCGGTCTCAGCAGGGCAGCGCGGGCTGCAGTTGATCCTTTCGCCTGCGGACTACCTCCGGGCTTCCGAGTCGACGCTGGCCGACCTGACGAAGACAAACAGCCCTGGGGCGGCGTCGCACGGATGA
- a CDS encoding ABC transporter ATP-binding protein: protein MNEMVLEKAQAAAIASQPQTAAAELREVSKVYGAFAALRNVSTSFKAGSCTMILGENGAGKSTLLRMVAGLISPSRGSVATFGTEPQAQRGRIAYMSHAPMLYDELSAGENLRYFAGLRGDGCGMCAGSPEMALRAVGLDPHLKRPVGQYSQGMRQRTSLARVLQSDPELLLLDEPFSNLDVESAEMMVTLLADFRTWPITSGPLAGVGKRTIILTTHQAHLGAPITDTTLTMQAGKIVSITSSGPTMQEPAI from the coding sequence ATGAACGAGATGGTTCTAGAGAAAGCCCAGGCCGCAGCGATCGCCAGCCAACCGCAGACAGCGGCGGCGGAGCTTCGCGAGGTCTCGAAGGTATACGGCGCGTTCGCCGCGCTGCGGAACGTTTCGACGAGCTTCAAAGCTGGAAGCTGCACCATGATCCTGGGCGAGAACGGCGCGGGCAAATCGACGCTGCTGCGCATGGTGGCGGGGCTGATCTCGCCGTCGCGCGGTTCGGTGGCTACCTTCGGTACGGAGCCGCAAGCCCAGCGCGGGCGGATCGCCTACATGAGCCACGCACCGATGTTGTACGACGAGCTCTCCGCAGGCGAAAACCTTCGCTACTTTGCCGGACTTCGCGGGGATGGCTGCGGCATGTGCGCGGGCAGCCCGGAGATGGCGCTGCGCGCGGTCGGGCTCGATCCGCACCTGAAGCGGCCGGTGGGGCAGTACTCGCAGGGAATGCGGCAGCGCACGTCGCTGGCCCGTGTGCTGCAGAGCGACCCCGAGCTGCTCCTGCTCGACGAACCCTTCTCGAACCTCGATGTGGAGTCGGCGGAGATGATGGTGACGCTGCTTGCGGACTTCAGGACGTGGCCCATTACGAGCGGTCCGCTGGCAGGGGTTGGTAAACGGACGATCATTCTGACCACGCACCAGGCGCATCTCGGCGCGCCGATCACGGACACGACGCTGACGATGCAGGCTGGAAAGATCGTCTCGATAACTTCATCGGGCCCGACAATGCAGGAGCCTGCGATTTGA